The Candidatus Methylomirabilis sp. genomic interval ATGATCACGTAGTGGAACCGGACGGCCCCGGCCTCGTCGCGCACGACCCGGTCGAGGACCTCCACGACCGGCCCCACCTCCACCTCCACCCCGCATTCCTCCCGGAGCTCCCGGGCCACGGCCTCCTGGAGGCGCTCCCCCGCCCGGACCGCTCCCCCGGGGATGGTCCAGCGCCCGGCCCCCGGGGCCCGCCCCCGCTGGACCAGGAGGACCTTCCCGTCCCGGACCACGATCCCGCCCACGGCCACGATGGGCCGCTCCGGGTACTCCCGCCCCATCCCTCCCCCGCGAAGGCCCTTGACAAACAAGCCCGTCTGCTTTATCTATCGTCTTTGGCTTGCCGGCCGGCCCCCGGGACCGCCGGGAC includes:
- a CDS encoding NUDIX hydrolase — translated: MGREYPERPIVAVGGIVVRDGKVLLVQRGRAPGAGRWTIPGGAVRAGERLQEAVARELREECGVEVEVGPVVEVLDRVVRDEAGAVRFHYVIIDYLARWVAGEARAGSDAVAARWLDREEWLTLPLTDGLAPVLDRAFALARAAH